In Methanosarcina barkeri MS, a single window of DNA contains:
- a CDS encoding CBS domain-containing protein, with amino-acid sequence MADGPGRDTDAEKAIGTGIHSREIEREVSVAEVMNKAVIIMDINSDIPAIAREMVSRDAGSVIITENDKAMGIITERDFVKGIITEDKKPGEVKASEILSTPLITVEPETSIVEASEIMLKANIKRLPVLENGRIVGVISNTDILIVTPGLNTILKELIDMNREVLLSTPSIEEVSEGEDLQTGMCESCNIFSYDLRLVDGRYLCGNCRQEEGEDYE; translated from the coding sequence ATGGCAGATGGACCGGGAAGGGACACCGATGCTGAGAAAGCTATAGGTACTGGTATTCACAGCAGAGAGATTGAAAGAGAAGTCTCAGTTGCTGAAGTCATGAATAAAGCAGTCATAATAATGGACATTAATTCAGATATTCCTGCCATTGCAAGGGAAATGGTCAGCCGCGATGCAGGAAGCGTCATTATTACAGAAAATGACAAAGCCATGGGAATTATAACTGAAAGGGACTTTGTAAAGGGTATTATTACAGAAGATAAAAAACCAGGTGAGGTAAAGGCAAGCGAAATCCTATCAACCCCCTTAATAACCGTAGAACCTGAAACAAGTATAGTAGAAGCTTCCGAGATCATGTTAAAGGCGAATATTAAAAGGCTGCCTGTCCTGGAAAACGGTAGAATAGTAGGAGTGATTTCGAACACTGACATCCTGATAGTAACGCCCGGACTTAATACTATCCTTAAAGAACTTATTGACATGAACAGAGAGGTTCTCCTTTCCACCCCATCAATCGAAGAGGTTTCAGAGGGAGAAGATTTGCAAACTGGGATGTGCGAATCCTGTAATATCTTTTCATATGATCTTAGACTTGTGGACGGAAGATACCTTTGCGGAAACTGCCGGCAAGAAGAAGGCGAGGACTACGAGTAA
- a CDS encoding OB-fold nucleic acid binding domain-containing protein (Replication protein A protects and stabilize the intermediate ssDNA that is generated by the unwinding action of a DNA helicase at the replication fork. In addition, SSBs prevent the formation of secondary structures by single-stranded template DNA.) — protein sequence MTDIESIYEKLSHVISKEDFLQRVQEKVESMGGLCDEPMAAMLVANELGFSDVGRDSVKIENITAESGQINFVAKVVSVFETKEFTRNDGTIGRVGNIIVGDETGKIRLTLWDNMADLIKAGKIIAGQTLQISGYAKQGYSGVEVNVGNNGVLAESEEEIDVAANNQKIKDIKDGMGDLNLTGKVLEISDVRTFQRKDGTSGKVGNLLLGDSTGTVRVTLWDDRTEFLNQIEYGDTVELVNAYARENAFTQKVELQVGNRSIIKKSEKKVEYEEKFTPIEDIKADMNNINVSGRILDIGEIRTFEKKDGSTGRVGNLLLGDSTGKIRLTLWDEKTSFLDEVDFDETIEVLHAYSRENAFNQQVELNLGNRGIIQKSEKEIEYREKFTDIADIIPGESYSVQGKVSEIGELREFEREDGTENVVANLQLKDETGSIRLTLWGEQAYVIEDLDIDSEIQIINAYAKYGLNEEIELSIGNRSRVIML from the coding sequence ATGACAGATATTGAATCAATCTATGAAAAACTTAGCCATGTTATCAGTAAAGAGGACTTCCTGCAACGTGTACAGGAAAAGGTCGAAAGCATGGGAGGGCTTTGCGATGAACCTATGGCTGCCATGCTGGTTGCCAACGAACTTGGATTTTCGGATGTAGGCCGGGACAGTGTAAAGATTGAAAACATTACAGCTGAGAGCGGACAAATTAACTTTGTTGCAAAGGTTGTGTCGGTTTTTGAGACCAAAGAATTTACCCGAAACGACGGGACAATAGGTAGAGTCGGAAATATAATTGTTGGAGATGAAACCGGCAAGATTCGGCTAACGCTCTGGGACAACATGGCAGACCTCATAAAAGCTGGAAAAATCATAGCAGGGCAAACCCTCCAGATCAGCGGCTATGCGAAGCAGGGATACTCAGGAGTGGAAGTCAATGTGGGAAATAATGGAGTCCTGGCCGAGAGTGAAGAAGAAATCGATGTAGCTGCCAACAATCAGAAAATAAAGGATATAAAAGACGGCATGGGAGACCTGAATTTGACAGGAAAAGTCCTGGAAATTTCAGATGTAAGGACCTTCCAGCGAAAAGACGGTACCAGCGGAAAAGTAGGAAACCTTCTTCTTGGAGACAGTACAGGCACAGTCAGAGTGACCCTCTGGGACGATAGGACCGAGTTTCTGAACCAGATAGAATACGGAGACACTGTGGAGCTGGTCAATGCTTATGCGCGGGAGAATGCCTTTACCCAGAAAGTTGAGTTGCAGGTGGGAAACCGAAGTATAATAAAGAAGAGTGAGAAAAAAGTCGAGTACGAAGAGAAATTCACCCCAATTGAGGATATAAAGGCTGATATGAACAATATTAACGTTTCCGGTAGAATACTCGATATAGGGGAAATCCGGACTTTTGAGAAAAAAGACGGGTCTACCGGAAGAGTCGGAAATCTTCTTCTTGGCGATTCCACTGGAAAAATCAGGCTGACTCTATGGGATGAAAAAACAAGCTTTCTGGATGAAGTCGATTTTGACGAGACTATAGAAGTACTTCATGCTTATTCTCGGGAAAATGCCTTCAACCAGCAGGTGGAACTCAATCTCGGAAACCGGGGAATAATCCAGAAGAGTGAAAAGGAAATTGAATACAGAGAAAAGTTTACGGACATCGCTGATATTATCCCTGGAGAAAGCTATTCGGTCCAGGGTAAGGTTTCCGAAATAGGAGAACTCCGAGAGTTTGAAAGAGAGGATGGAACCGAGAACGTGGTTGCAAATCTCCAGTTAAAAGACGAAACCGGCAGCATAAGGCTAACTCTCTGGGGAGAGCAGGCTTATGTGATCGAAGATCTTGATATTGACTCTGAAATCCAGATCATTAATGCATATGCGAAGTATGGCTTGAATGAAGAAATCGAACTGAGTATCGGGAATCGAAGCAGAGTAATTATGCTTTAA
- a CDS encoding RNA 2'-phosphotransferase, with protein sequence MIRKCTEHGYFRGGSCLQCKRPGRYLLDDNKEEKLGRFVSGTLRHFPESVGVKMDRFGWVNINDFCDVMRKRYNWMRKEYLYALVESDEKGRYEIRDSRIRARYGHSVNIDLDYRESDSSYLYYGASPEEVDVLLENGIFPIKQRYVHLSTSYEKAVEVALIHTESPVILQIDAFKAQEDGISLKLATDDIVLAEKIPREYLFVVED encoded by the coding sequence ATGATTCGAAAATGCACTGAGCACGGCTATTTTAGAGGAGGCAGCTGTCTGCAGTGTAAACGCCCTGGAAGATACCTGCTGGACGATAATAAGGAAGAAAAGCTTGGCAGGTTTGTATCTGGCACTCTCCGGCATTTCCCAGAATCTGTAGGAGTTAAAATGGACAGATTCGGTTGGGTTAATATCAACGATTTCTGTGACGTTATGAGAAAGCGATACAACTGGATGAGGAAGGAATACCTGTACGCACTTGTAGAATCTGATGAAAAAGGAAGGTATGAGATCCGCGATTCGAGAATCAGGGCACGTTACGGGCACTCTGTCAATATTGATCTGGATTACAGGGAAAGCGATTCTTCATATCTGTATTATGGGGCAAGCCCTGAAGAAGTTGATGTTTTGCTGGAGAACGGAATTTTTCCAATAAAGCAAAGATATGTACATCTCAGCACTTCGTATGAAAAGGCAGTAGAAGTGGCCCTTATTCATACTGAAAGCCCTGTAATCCTTCAAATCGATGCCTTTAAAGCTCAGGAGGATGGGATCTCTCTCAAACTTGCAACTGATGACATCGTACTTGCGGAAAAGATACCTCGTGAATACCTTTTTGTCGTTGAAGATTGA
- the rtcA gene encoding RNA 3'-terminal phosphate cyclase yields the protein MLEIEGSYGEGGGQLVRTAVALSAVTGKGIRITNIRKNRPSPGLKQQHLKALETAARICKAQISGLFPGSTEISFVPVEIKGGKYDIDIGTAGSITLLLQCIMPALPFAKEKIKLTIKGGTDVAWSPTTDYLQHITFRALEKLGYSGSITLKEHGYYPKGGGKVSAYFKPCRLRGFHFIKEEEEINGISHASNLPAHVPLRQAEAANTRLMEAGYPSQIETQSFEAFSTGSGITLWTGYIGGSALGEKGLHAEKVGKHAADEIISELRSGAAVDTHLADQLIPYMALAGNSSYTVRELSLHTTTNIWVTEQFLDVKFRIEKKEGLLEVSVN from the coding sequence ATGTTAGAGATCGAAGGCTCTTATGGTGAAGGGGGAGGGCAGTTGGTCAGAACGGCTGTTGCTCTTTCCGCAGTTACCGGAAAAGGGATAAGGATTACTAATATCAGAAAAAATAGGCCAAGTCCAGGCCTGAAACAGCAGCATTTAAAGGCACTGGAAACTGCAGCCAGGATTTGTAAAGCTCAGATATCTGGACTTTTTCCAGGCTCTACTGAAATTTCTTTTGTTCCAGTGGAAATAAAGGGGGGTAAGTATGATATTGATATCGGGACTGCAGGAAGCATAACCCTACTCCTCCAGTGTATTATGCCTGCCCTGCCTTTTGCAAAAGAAAAAATCAAGCTCACTATAAAAGGGGGAACTGACGTGGCCTGGTCTCCAACAACAGACTACCTGCAACATATAACCTTCAGGGCTCTGGAGAAACTTGGATATTCAGGCAGCATAACTCTGAAAGAACATGGTTACTACCCGAAAGGAGGAGGAAAAGTTTCAGCTTATTTTAAACCATGCAGGCTGCGAGGATTTCATTTTATAAAAGAAGAGGAAGAAATCAATGGAATCTCTCACGCTTCGAATCTTCCGGCTCATGTACCCTTACGTCAGGCTGAAGCTGCCAATACGAGACTAATGGAAGCCGGATATCCCTCTCAAATTGAAACTCAATCCTTTGAAGCTTTTTCCACTGGAAGCGGGATAACCCTCTGGACAGGCTACATAGGTGGGAGTGCACTTGGGGAAAAAGGACTTCACGCGGAAAAAGTAGGCAAACATGCCGCAGACGAAATTATTTCTGAACTTAGATCAGGAGCCGCGGTGGACACACATTTGGCAGACCAGCTAATACCTTACATGGCTCTTGCAGGAAATAGTTCTTACACTGTCCGTGAACTCTCTCTTCATACTACGACAAATATCTGGGTTACTGAACAGTTTCTGGACGTCAAATTCAGGATAGAAAAAAAAGAAGGCCTTTTGGAAGTGTCCGTGAATTGA